In the Leptospira sp. WS4.C2 genome, one interval contains:
- a CDS encoding APC family permease: MNQKSMDQDSAQLEALGLKSEFERSMSFWENFSLGFTYLSPVVGVYSVFALAIQAGGPPMIWNYLLVGFGQFLVCLVFGEIVSQYPISGGIYPWALRLVGERWAWMSAWVYAWALFTTVAAVAVGGAPFLSQLLGVEFGNTGFIWIAIIMILISTILNLSGTRLLAQVAFFGFLCELIGAVVVGGYLLIFAKVNSISILWNTFSFGEGVNYFPAFLASSVAAMFCYYGFEACGDVAEETPNASSAIPKSMRMTVYIGGGAATFVCLALLLALPNVDKAISGEDSDPVTTTLVSAMGIVGYRMVIVVVMVSFLSCLLSLQAAASRLLFSFARDGMIFGSKYLNHLSKSGKVPVNALLITGLIPVLIASIGHWLQDAVTTIISFASAGIYIAFQMVILAALYARYHGWKPKGSFTLGKLGVWINAIALFYGITAVANMVWPRTPEEPWYINYGMIFTTLVVISSGILYLLVAKPHLQRKSS; encoded by the coding sequence ATGAATCAAAAATCTATGGATCAGGATTCTGCACAATTAGAAGCACTTGGTCTCAAATCCGAGTTTGAGCGTAGTATGAGTTTTTGGGAAAACTTTTCCCTTGGTTTTACTTACCTCTCCCCTGTGGTGGGAGTTTATTCCGTATTCGCCCTAGCCATCCAAGCAGGTGGTCCTCCCATGATATGGAATTACCTGCTAGTCGGGTTTGGGCAATTTCTGGTTTGTTTGGTATTCGGGGAGATCGTTTCCCAATATCCAATCTCTGGGGGAATTTACCCCTGGGCACTCCGTTTGGTAGGGGAACGCTGGGCTTGGATGTCGGCATGGGTTTACGCCTGGGCCCTTTTCACTACAGTCGCTGCGGTTGCTGTGGGTGGTGCCCCATTTCTTAGCCAACTCCTTGGAGTGGAATTTGGAAATACCGGTTTCATTTGGATTGCCATCATTATGATTCTTATCTCTACCATTCTCAATTTAAGTGGAACAAGGCTCCTTGCTCAAGTTGCTTTTTTTGGATTTTTATGTGAGCTGATTGGAGCTGTAGTTGTGGGAGGATATCTATTAATTTTTGCCAAAGTAAATTCTATTTCGATCTTATGGAATACCTTCTCTTTTGGAGAAGGAGTGAATTACTTCCCAGCATTTTTAGCATCTTCTGTGGCAGCGATGTTTTGTTATTACGGATTTGAAGCTTGCGGTGATGTAGCAGAAGAAACACCAAATGCTAGTTCGGCGATTCCAAAATCAATGCGTATGACAGTCTACATTGGAGGCGGAGCCGCTACCTTTGTCTGTTTGGCATTGCTTTTGGCTCTACCCAATGTGGACAAAGCCATTTCAGGAGAAGATAGTGATCCTGTAACTACGACTCTAGTTTCTGCAATGGGAATTGTAGGATACCGCATGGTCATCGTGGTGGTTATGGTTTCTTTTTTATCCTGTTTACTCAGCTTACAAGCAGCGGCAAGTCGTCTATTATTTTCGTTTGCTCGTGATGGAATGATCTTTGGAAGTAAATATTTAAACCATCTCTCTAAATCAGGAAAGGTTCCCGTAAATGCACTGCTTATCACGGGTCTTATTCCCGTTCTGATTGCAAGTATTGGACATTGGTTGCAAGATGCAGTCACAACCATTATCAGTTTTGCTTCTGCTGGAATTTATATTGCCTTCCAAATGGTGATCCTTGCAGCCTTATATGCGCGCTACCACGGTTGGAAACCAAAAGGTTCTTTTACTTTAGGGAAACTGGGGGTTTGGATCAATGCAATTGCTCTCTTCTATGGAATCACCGCTGTTGCTAATATGGTGTGGCCAAGGACTCCGGAAGAACCATGGTATATCAATTATGGTATGATCTTTACAACCCTTGTTGTCATTTCTTCGGGGATCCTTTATCTTTTGGTAGCAAAACCACACTTACAAAGAAAGTCTTCTTAA
- a CDS encoding EAL domain-containing protein: MNEKPYILCIDDEFFILWNLKEQLKKVFGSNFTIETAESAETAKEIMKEIAASSGDLAVVICDHVMPGQKGDEFLIEMQETHPRTKKIMLTGQAPAQAIGNALNHGCLYRYLSKPWDAHDLELTIKQAIDAYFQEKSLEEKNKELADNLYFHRDSKYPNFESLVKQLKGEGNLKNNQSILLIKIVSFPTIIKTFGIEVYRKIFKKLLQLLSIHLHNEEKVFHIYSDEIAVLSNLSEQELVEKIESFRMILKSDDLILDGVGFHLDCRYSSAAGQEDCYYKAKLALFRAESQNSTDFVSYTDDLSTDHHLQNFQLSQKIQSAITNKQIVPYFQGIVDNQTKQIRKFECLARIKDRDSILTPDAFLKLAKVTGSIRMIGLQMIDESMNYFSDKPFDFSINLTEAELEYKSFSKWVESRLSHYKIDPSRVTFEILEDISFSENKNSLSTIRDLKNIGCEIAIDDFGVQYSNLARLLEFEPDYLKIDGQFIKNLPENKTAYLLVQGIVELARGIGAKVIAEFVDRPAIQDMIETLGIEYSQGYLFMKPSSAIPAEANLQL; this comes from the coding sequence TTGAACGAAAAACCGTATATTCTCTGCATCGATGATGAATTCTTTATTCTTTGGAATCTAAAAGAACAATTGAAAAAAGTCTTTGGATCTAACTTTACTATCGAAACTGCGGAAAGTGCGGAAACAGCAAAAGAAATCATGAAAGAAATTGCAGCATCCTCAGGAGACTTGGCTGTGGTGATCTGTGATCATGTGATGCCTGGTCAAAAAGGTGATGAATTCCTGATTGAAATGCAGGAAACTCATCCTCGCACAAAAAAAATAATGCTTACCGGACAAGCTCCTGCCCAAGCCATAGGGAATGCACTCAACCATGGTTGTCTGTATCGTTATCTATCAAAACCTTGGGACGCACACGATTTAGAGCTGACCATCAAACAAGCCATTGATGCTTATTTCCAAGAAAAATCATTAGAAGAAAAAAATAAGGAACTGGCAGACAATCTCTATTTTCATAGAGATTCAAAATATCCCAATTTTGAATCCTTAGTGAAACAACTAAAAGGAGAGGGAAATCTAAAAAACAACCAATCCATTTTGCTGATTAAAATTGTGAGTTTTCCGACAATCATCAAAACCTTTGGGATTGAGGTTTATAGAAAAATCTTTAAAAAATTATTACAGCTACTTTCAATACACTTACATAACGAAGAAAAAGTATTCCATATCTATTCAGATGAAATTGCAGTTTTATCCAACCTCTCCGAACAAGAGTTAGTTGAAAAAATCGAAAGTTTTCGAATGATCTTAAAATCTGATGATTTGATCTTAGATGGAGTTGGATTCCATTTGGACTGTCGGTATTCTTCTGCAGCGGGACAGGAAGATTGTTATTATAAAGCAAAATTAGCCCTATTTCGTGCCGAGTCACAAAATTCCACTGATTTTGTATCTTATACGGATGACCTTTCCACAGACCATCATCTTCAAAACTTCCAACTCAGTCAAAAAATTCAATCTGCTATCACAAACAAACAAATTGTTCCCTACTTTCAAGGAATCGTCGACAACCAAACAAAACAAATACGCAAGTTTGAATGTTTGGCCCGAATCAAAGATCGTGACTCGATTCTCACTCCTGACGCCTTTTTAAAACTAGCGAAGGTTACTGGAAGCATCCGAATGATTGGTTTGCAGATGATTGATGAATCAATGAACTATTTTTCAGACAAACCCTTTGACTTTTCCATCAATCTAACCGAAGCGGAATTAGAATATAAGAGTTTTAGCAAATGGGTAGAATCACGATTGTCCCATTATAAAATAGATCCTAGTCGAGTTACTTTTGAAATCCTAGAAGATATTAGTTTTTCCGAAAACAAAAATAGTTTATCTACCATTCGCGATTTAAAAAACATCGGTTGTGAAATCGCCATAGACGATTTTGGAGTCCAATACTCTAATCTCGCTAGGTTGTTAGAGTTCGAACCTGATTATTTAAAAATCGATGGTCAGTTCATCAAAAATCTACCAGAGAATAAAACAGCATACCTTCTCGTACAAGGAATTGTTGAGCTTGCTCGGGGAATCGGTGCCAAAGTGATCGCAGAATTTGTAGATCGACCTGCCATTCAGGATATGATTGAAACCCTGGGAATTGAATATTCCCAAGGATATTTATTTATGAAACCTTCTTCCGCTATTCCGGCCGAAGCCAATTTACAGTTGTAG
- a CDS encoding NAD(P)-binding protein, translating to MNPNFCYQVPVVVGSGISGAAIAMLNPNVVVYDKGKSSGGRVSSKHGIETSSFDFGATMFRDPMEVRWLGQETKYSILEIWKSSSVSLSTKPIFSDAHFYPVLGMSSLVSAMLGNVKPFQSHTLKRMELIDEKNWNLEFHNSATKQIDTISTHSVILTLPIPQILEIFHRSKENSKLKQWIDFLNQYNDYRKTLVSYFYWDQWKPDWKTLSLDPDAKIPITTMLKRGTDWEYLSWESLKYPKEFQSGSALLVQFGALFSESHFEDWMDEKKNPSEKYKDYLIQNLKEILDAPKPDLIWNHRWKYAQAQMPLLGREGALDLDSEAFEVWKRLCKDTGITILGDWLFGAKVERIVGGIYFLSHNDLL from the coding sequence ATGAACCCAAATTTTTGTTACCAAGTCCCTGTGGTCGTAGGATCTGGAATTTCTGGAGCAGCCATTGCTATGTTGAATCCAAATGTAGTGGTCTACGATAAAGGAAAATCTTCTGGAGGAAGAGTTTCAAGTAAACACGGGATTGAAACCTCTTCTTTTGACTTTGGGGCTACTATGTTTCGAGATCCTATGGAAGTGCGTTGGCTTGGCCAAGAAACAAAGTATTCCATTTTAGAAATTTGGAAGTCGTCGTCAGTTTCTCTGTCGACTAAACCCATTTTTAGCGATGCACATTTTTATCCTGTTTTGGGTATGTCAAGTTTAGTTTCCGCCATGTTAGGGAATGTAAAACCATTCCAGAGCCATACTTTAAAAAGGATGGAATTGATAGATGAAAAAAACTGGAATTTAGAATTTCATAACTCTGCAACCAAACAAATAGATACGATTTCTACTCATTCCGTTATCCTAACCCTTCCGATTCCACAGATTTTGGAAATTTTCCATCGGTCAAAAGAGAATTCCAAATTGAAACAATGGATCGATTTTTTAAATCAATACAACGATTACCGTAAAACTCTTGTTAGCTATTTTTATTGGGACCAATGGAAACCAGACTGGAAGACACTTTCCTTAGATCCTGATGCGAAAATTCCAATCACTACAATGCTAAAACGAGGAACAGATTGGGAATACCTAAGTTGGGAAAGCCTCAAGTATCCGAAAGAATTTCAATCAGGTTCTGCCCTTCTTGTCCAATTTGGTGCTCTATTTTCAGAATCTCACTTTGAAGATTGGATGGATGAGAAAAAAAATCCGAGTGAAAAATATAAAGACTATCTCATCCAAAATTTAAAAGAAATATTGGATGCCCCAAAACCCGACTTAATCTGGAACCATAGGTGGAAGTATGCACAAGCACAGATGCCCTTGCTAGGAAGGGAAGGTGCTTTGGATCTAGACTCGGAAGCATTTGAAGTTTGGAAACGTCTCTGCAAAGATACCGGGATCACAATTCTTGGCGACTGGCTCTTTGGTGCCAAGGTAGAAAGAATCGTTGGAGGAATTTACTTTCTTTCTCACAACGATCTATTGTAA
- a CDS encoding methyltransferase, whose protein sequence is MTDTLWDSYLPEKFQTLSPFQWTPISVIERTWKYLSLDGVTSIVDLGSGVGKFCIYLSFLSNHSIEISGLEDREELVVLSDSLKEHWETPKVKFRNENFLQHFPEGHSHYYCFNPLYETMKGSHSIDLQKQKSANQFLKDLQTLKQNLLSLKSKTKLITFHGFGGSSLPGFRIVLKEEISGGEYLIWERE, encoded by the coding sequence ATGACAGATACCTTATGGGATTCTTACCTTCCCGAAAAATTCCAAACGCTTTCGCCTTTTCAATGGACTCCCATCTCTGTCATCGAAAGGACATGGAAATATCTTTCTCTGGATGGAGTGACATCGATTGTGGATTTAGGATCTGGTGTTGGAAAGTTTTGCATTTATCTTTCCTTTCTTTCGAATCATTCTATTGAAATCTCTGGATTGGAAGATAGAGAAGAGTTGGTTGTTCTTTCCGATTCTTTGAAAGAACACTGGGAGACACCCAAGGTGAAGTTTAGAAACGAAAATTTTTTACAACATTTTCCCGAAGGCCATTCTCATTATTACTGCTTTAATCCTTTGTATGAAACCATGAAGGGAAGCCATTCTATCGATTTGCAAAAACAGAAATCGGCAAATCAGTTTCTAAAAGATTTACAAACACTAAAACAAAATCTATTATCATTAAAATCAAAAACGAAACTAATCACCTTCCATGGGTTTGGAGGGAGTTCTTTGCCAGGATTTCGAATTGTTTTAAAAGAAGAAATCTCTGGTGGGGAGTATCTGATTTGGGAAAGAGAATAA
- a CDS encoding DUF1499 domain-containing protein, whose protein sequence is MEAALSVFFICCMSVLSPLSGVSDGELRGCPPSPNCVSSQSMQYNIVHKVDPIVYTTSRQIAYERIAKYFHESENIWISEEKEGEYIRVIFFTKVFRFPDRVEIYFPEDKQEAQVRSQSILGLWDIFANRRRVNQFRELLAKE, encoded by the coding sequence ATGGAAGCTGCTTTAAGTGTTTTCTTTATTTGTTGTATGAGTGTTTTAAGTCCTCTTTCTGGGGTCAGCGACGGGGAACTCCGCGGTTGCCCACCATCACCTAACTGTGTTTCTAGTCAAAGTATGCAATATAACATTGTTCATAAAGTGGATCCGATTGTATATACCACTTCTCGACAAATTGCCTACGAAAGAATTGCTAAATACTTCCATGAGTCCGAAAACATTTGGATCAGTGAAGAAAAAGAGGGAGAATACATTCGAGTGATTTTTTTCACAAAAGTCTTTCGATTTCCCGATCGAGTGGAGATATATTTTCCTGAAGATAAACAGGAAGCCCAAGTGCGCTCCCAATCGATACTTGGGTTATGGGATATCTTTGCTAACAGAAGGAGAGTGAATCAGTTTCGAGAGTTACTCGCAAAGGAGTAA
- a CDS encoding TonB-dependent receptor family protein — translation MKIKPILNVTLSVLLVLCLVGGEAFAQEPEPKANSEEPAGPSNPNADSASPEENPEDPKWKKAEIRVIGDKKDLKRIPGSATIITKKFLEETRPTDNMEVLRRVPGANIRYQDPAGLTMNLGFRGVSGEVSRKVLILEDGLFTSLNPYGEPEMYYTPSIERMERIEVVKGSGSILFGPSTIGGVVNFITRRPPKDPTLSIQTVGGENAYFSQMVNYGGTFGNTGFDVNVLRKQGDGFRANQGYFVNEANVKTIHQLNDKHNITTKVGFHQQESQATYVGLTTGMFNNNPKDNPAQNDKRSIERYSFSIGHEWTISEKTKLITRVYSAYTERNWARQNYSRNSRGSTIPTDAIATYDGEPYTSRNSDTIWMRGTNAHRDRTYKFAGIETKIQTEIETGPIKHEIDLGTRYHIDMAKVQLLNGPTTPDFVVYPNGVGSTPAILLQSQTSLANSGELRDDERRSAKAVSVYLQDRIRLTEKFSIIPGVRYESFTQTRSINRARRDFDPVTFDYFSGTNPTVQLDKTATTRNQIVLPGFGTTLDFAKNMTWFTGVHRGFSPPRYESAISPTAEDLVLKPERSWNYETGVRGDITEYLSGQLVGYLLNFEDQIINSSAAGGNFGSRPVNAGRSIHRGVESNMTFDFGQFWKLNYSIPLDIIYTRTEAKSNQYTYNLGAWSRGDSNPYAHIDTNGNRLPYVSRDILTLSLGISSRSTGFYARVEWQYFSKQFHDLENSKTVSWYDTAGTTADYRTILSYAGIKSDVSGLDGEIPAYELLNANIGYKKDNWSVFLSGKNLQDRKYISSRLPEGIQPGPFRQINFGVTLQL, via the coding sequence ATGAAAATAAAACCAATTCTCAACGTAACTCTATCCGTTCTTTTGGTTCTTTGCCTCGTTGGAGGCGAAGCTTTCGCGCAAGAGCCGGAACCAAAAGCAAATTCAGAAGAACCAGCTGGGCCATCCAATCCAAATGCTGATAGCGCAAGTCCTGAAGAGAATCCCGAAGATCCAAAATGGAAGAAAGCAGAAATTAGGGTGATCGGAGATAAAAAGGACCTGAAGCGGATTCCCGGTTCTGCCACTATCATTACCAAGAAATTTTTAGAAGAAACTCGCCCGACAGACAATATGGAAGTCTTGCGACGTGTTCCAGGAGCAAATATTCGTTATCAAGATCCAGCCGGTCTTACGATGAATTTAGGATTTCGAGGTGTGAGTGGAGAAGTTTCGAGAAAGGTCCTGATCTTAGAAGATGGTCTTTTTACCTCACTGAACCCATATGGGGAACCTGAGATGTACTACACACCTTCCATCGAACGTATGGAACGGATTGAAGTGGTCAAAGGTTCGGGATCAATTCTTTTTGGACCATCTACCATCGGGGGAGTTGTGAATTTCATTACTAGGCGCCCTCCAAAAGATCCAACGCTTAGCATCCAAACCGTTGGGGGAGAAAATGCATATTTCAGCCAGATGGTAAATTATGGCGGAACTTTTGGAAATACTGGATTTGATGTCAATGTACTTAGGAAACAAGGTGATGGTTTTCGTGCCAACCAAGGTTACTTTGTGAATGAAGCTAATGTTAAAACCATACACCAGTTAAATGATAAGCACAATATCACTACCAAAGTTGGTTTTCACCAACAAGAGTCCCAGGCCACTTATGTGGGTTTAACGACTGGAATGTTTAATAACAACCCTAAAGACAACCCGGCACAGAATGACAAACGAAGCATAGAACGTTATAGTTTTTCGATAGGACATGAGTGGACCATATCCGAAAAAACAAAACTCATTACGCGGGTTTATTCCGCATATACGGAACGAAACTGGGCAAGACAAAACTATTCACGAAATTCCCGAGGAAGTACAATTCCTACTGATGCCATCGCCACTTATGATGGAGAACCTTACACATCTAGAAATAGTGATACCATTTGGATGCGCGGCACTAATGCGCATCGGGATAGAACCTATAAGTTTGCGGGTATCGAAACTAAAATACAAACAGAAATTGAAACAGGTCCCATCAAACATGAGATTGATTTAGGAACACGTTATCATATTGATATGGCAAAGGTACAACTTCTGAATGGTCCTACAACGCCAGACTTTGTTGTCTATCCTAATGGAGTTGGATCGACACCGGCGATCCTTTTACAATCACAAACGAGTTTAGCAAACAGTGGAGAACTACGGGATGACGAAAGACGGTCAGCAAAAGCAGTTTCTGTTTACTTACAAGATAGGATTCGCCTAACCGAAAAATTTTCAATCATTCCAGGGGTTCGCTACGAGTCCTTTACGCAAACACGTTCCATCAATCGTGCCAGAAGAGATTTTGATCCTGTCACATTTGATTATTTTTCAGGAACCAATCCAACAGTTCAATTGGATAAAACAGCGACAACAAGAAACCAAATTGTTCTTCCTGGTTTTGGAACAACTTTGGATTTTGCGAAAAATATGACTTGGTTTACTGGAGTTCACAGGGGATTTTCTCCTCCAAGATATGAATCTGCTATTTCTCCTACTGCTGAAGATTTAGTTTTAAAACCTGAACGTTCCTGGAATTATGAAACAGGCGTTAGGGGTGACATCACTGAATATTTAAGTGGTCAATTGGTAGGTTACTTATTAAATTTTGAAGACCAAATTATTAATAGTTCTGCCGCTGGCGGAAACTTTGGATCAAGACCTGTGAATGCCGGACGATCCATTCATAGAGGTGTGGAATCAAATATGACCTTTGACTTTGGTCAATTTTGGAAGTTAAACTATTCCATCCCACTAGATATCATTTATACCAGGACGGAAGCAAAATCAAACCAATACACTTACAACTTGGGTGCTTGGTCAAGAGGAGATTCCAATCCATACGCACATATAGACACCAATGGAAATCGGTTGCCTTATGTTTCAAGAGACATTCTCACACTCTCGTTAGGAATCTCGAGCAGAAGTACAGGATTCTATGCAAGGGTGGAGTGGCAGTACTTCTCCAAACAATTTCATGATTTAGAAAACTCGAAAACTGTGAGTTGGTATGATACAGCTGGAACTACTGCTGACTACAGAACCATTCTTAGTTATGCAGGAATCAAGTCAGACGTTTCGGGACTTGATGGGGAAATTCCTGCTTATGAACTTCTGAATGCCAATATTGGTTATAAAAAAGACAACTGGTCTGTGTTTCTTTCTGGAAAAAACCTACAAGATAGAAAGTATATATCTTCTCGTTTGCCAGAAGGGATCCAACCTGGCCCATTTCGTCAGATCAATTTCGGAGTCACCCTACAACTGTAA
- the pepN gene encoding aminopeptidase N has protein sequence MTPSSSPVHKLEDYRRNPWLTPSLELRFDLDLHLTVVRADYQVVLQAEKIEPLFLNGESLEFLSLRIDGAIVDPEDYQVSPSGILISHPPKESFRLTVENRICPAKNTTLEGLYKSGSMLCTQNEPEGFRKIVYSIDRPDNMMRFRVTISGEESLFPVMLSNGNLLSEKQLEGGKREVVWEDPFPKPSYLFALVAGELLETKDTFITRSGRKITLKIFVEKGNEEKVSFAFDSLKKAMKWDEDTFGLEYDLDLFMIVAVEDFNMGAMENKGLNLFNAKLVLADKKSATDENFESILAVIAHEYFHNWTGNRVTLRNWFNLTLKEGLTVFRDQWFTEDMTDPAVKRIKDVLFLKEFQFPEDQGPMSHPILPKSYREMNNFYTVTVYEKGAEVIRLISELIGRETFKKGLKLYLTKYDGQGVTFEEFVSSMEEAAGHSIPYLRNWYHRGGTPLLSVQENYSKDSNEWILDLVDTGANDYPLVYSNSIAVFDLEGKLLAEEKRIMSGARDQIRIPALDPKGTKPIVSLFRSLSSPVRLDYNQSEEEIKVLAKVETDGVSRFFAFQNLIFDWFRKSIAKNSEENFSAILETIEDSFGRGWDKTYHSFYLSFPGLAQISENINCYEFTKIQKLRVWAIQTISKAFTKNFQILLEENRKTIPVQTKEEIGKRKLKNIALYYLLYDPSKKFERLAVMEQREAKHMSEEVSAMKFLLEVDSKEKENAVNLFFEKWKKDSLVLDVWFAAQVNTGEDRCKIAENLEKHPQFNIRNPNKVRSLYFSLARNPLTFHKEDGSGYTFLAERIKRLNEINPQMAAALTKLYSPVSKQKGDLPKIAKRELEGLATLPNLSKELGEVLGTILNSL, from the coding sequence ATGACTCCATCCTCCTCTCCCGTCCACAAGCTGGAAGACTATAGACGAAACCCTTGGCTTACCCCCTCATTAGAGTTACGATTTGACTTAGATTTACACCTGACAGTTGTCAGAGCGGATTATCAAGTTGTCCTCCAAGCAGAAAAAATAGAACCACTATTTTTAAATGGAGAGTCTTTAGAGTTTTTATCACTTCGCATAGATGGGGCCATAGTAGATCCTGAGGATTACCAAGTTTCTCCTTCTGGAATTCTTATCTCTCATCCTCCCAAAGAATCCTTCCGACTCACTGTAGAAAATCGGATTTGTCCTGCCAAAAATACTACACTGGAAGGTTTGTATAAATCGGGATCCATGTTGTGTACCCAAAACGAACCCGAAGGATTTCGTAAGATTGTTTATTCCATTGACAGACCGGATAATATGATGCGGTTTCGTGTCACCATTTCAGGAGAGGAGTCACTCTTTCCTGTTATGTTGTCCAACGGGAATTTGCTTAGCGAAAAACAATTAGAAGGCGGAAAACGGGAAGTGGTTTGGGAAGATCCGTTTCCAAAACCTTCTTATCTATTTGCCCTTGTGGCAGGCGAACTTTTGGAGACTAAGGATACTTTTATTACCCGATCAGGTAGAAAGATCACTCTCAAAATCTTTGTGGAAAAAGGAAATGAAGAGAAGGTTAGTTTTGCATTTGATTCTTTAAAAAAGGCAATGAAGTGGGATGAAGACACCTTTGGGTTAGAATATGATTTAGACCTATTTATGATTGTAGCCGTCGAAGACTTCAATATGGGGGCCATGGAAAATAAGGGACTCAATCTATTTAACGCAAAACTCGTGCTCGCTGATAAAAAATCGGCGACGGATGAAAATTTTGAATCCATCCTTGCTGTGATTGCTCATGAATACTTTCACAACTGGACAGGAAATCGGGTCACCCTTCGCAATTGGTTTAACCTTACATTAAAAGAAGGACTTACTGTTTTTCGCGACCAATGGTTTACTGAGGATATGACAGATCCTGCGGTCAAACGAATCAAAGATGTTTTGTTTTTAAAAGAATTCCAATTTCCAGAAGACCAAGGCCCCATGTCTCATCCTATCCTGCCCAAATCTTACCGAGAAATGAATAACTTTTATACAGTCACAGTGTATGAAAAAGGAGCTGAGGTCATTCGTTTGATTTCGGAGCTTATCGGACGAGAAACATTTAAAAAAGGACTGAAACTTTATCTTACGAAATATGACGGACAAGGAGTGACCTTTGAAGAATTTGTTTCATCGATGGAAGAGGCAGCCGGTCATTCCATCCCTTACCTTAGGAATTGGTACCACCGGGGTGGAACTCCCTTACTATCAGTTCAGGAAAATTATTCCAAAGATTCTAATGAATGGATTTTGGATTTAGTGGATACTGGTGCAAATGATTATCCCTTAGTGTATTCGAATTCCATTGCTGTCTTTGATCTTGAAGGAAAACTTCTTGCAGAAGAAAAAAGAATCATGTCCGGTGCCCGTGACCAAATTCGTATCCCCGCTTTAGATCCAAAAGGGACAAAACCAATAGTTTCCTTGTTTCGTTCTCTTTCGAGTCCGGTGCGATTGGATTACAACCAATCGGAAGAAGAAATTAAAGTTTTAGCAAAAGTGGAAACTGATGGAGTCTCTCGTTTTTTTGCCTTCCAAAATTTGATTTTTGATTGGTTTCGTAAGTCGATCGCCAAAAACAGCGAAGAAAACTTTTCTGCCATTTTGGAAACGATTGAAGATTCTTTTGGAAGAGGATGGGATAAAACCTATCATAGTTTTTACCTTTCCTTCCCTGGGTTAGCCCAAATCAGCGAAAACATCAATTGTTATGAATTTACCAAAATTCAAAAATTAAGAGTTTGGGCTATCCAAACTATCTCAAAAGCGTTTACTAAAAATTTCCAAATCCTTTTGGAAGAAAACAGAAAAACCATTCCAGTCCAAACAAAAGAAGAAATTGGAAAAAGAAAACTAAAGAACATTGCACTATATTATTTGTTATACGATCCTTCCAAAAAGTTTGAACGATTGGCGGTTATGGAACAACGGGAAGCCAAACATATGAGTGAAGAGGTCTCTGCGATGAAGTTTCTTTTGGAAGTGGATTCTAAGGAAAAAGAAAATGCAGTGAATCTATTTTTTGAAAAATGGAAAAAGGATAGTTTGGTTTTGGATGTTTGGTTTGCCGCACAAGTAAACACAGGCGAAGATCGATGTAAAATTGCCGAAAACTTAGAAAAACACCCGCAGTTTAATATCCGAAATCCGAATAAGGTTCGGTCATTGTATTTTAGTTTAGCGAGAAACCCATTAACGTTCCACAAAGAAGATGGCAGTGGATATACTTTTCTTGCAGAACGGATCAAACGTTTGAATGAAATCAATCCACAAATGGCGGCAGCCTTAACTAAGTTATACTCTCCTGTTTCCAAACAAAAGGGAGATCTTCCAAAAATTGCCAAAAGGGAATTGGAAGGTTTAGCGACTCTCCCGAATCTTTCTAAGGAATTGGGAGAGGTTCTTGGAACGATTTTAAACTCGCTTTAG